One window of Triticum dicoccoides isolate Atlit2015 ecotype Zavitan chromosome 5A, WEW_v2.0, whole genome shotgun sequence genomic DNA carries:
- the LOC119299988 gene encoding uncharacterized protein LOC119299988, with protein MKNAHGENWEEEHPDLDGQIVYEAVGRMPHGRLGIANELFSKAEKAKFKSKRVMASQPVRSAREDRLERENKQLKQENKCLRGIEIVVQSLAEKGGVDFDGIMQSAAVDLSTSDSEGGIHRGRGDVHQSEPEKGMGSRIGGSTSHGDDDDDDYYGSEGDDDYDKNGLYGDEPYYGGEGYNDYEDEEYNEYGNDNDDWP; from the exons ATGAAAAATGCCCATGGAGAAAATTGGGAAGAGGAGCACCCAGATTTAGATGGACAAATCGtctatgaagcagtaggtagaatgcCACATGGCAGGCTGGGAATTGCTAATGAGTTATTTAGCAAAGCAGAGAAGGCGAAGTTTAAGTCTAAAAGGGTGATGGCCTCACAACCGGTGCGGTCTGCTAGGGAGGACCGTCTAGAAAGAGAGAACAAACAATTGAAGCAGGAGAACAAGTGTCTTCGAGGCATTGAGATTGTTGTGCAA TCATTGGCTGAGAAAGGGGGAGTGGACTTTGATGGCATAATGCAATCAGCTGCGGTTGACTTG TCTACATCAGATTCGGAAGGCGGAATTCATAGGGGACGAGGTGATGTGCATCAAAGCGAACCTGAAAAG GGAATGGGAAGCAGGATTGGAGGCAGTACCAGTCatggagatgatgatgatgatgactactaTGGCAGCGAGGGAGATGATGACTATGACAAGAATGGTCTATATGGTGATGAGCCATACTATGGTGGTGAGGGATATAATGACTATGAAGATGAGGAATATAATGAGTATGGCAATGATAATGATGATTGGCCATAA